From Carya illinoinensis cultivar Pawnee chromosome 5, C.illinoinensisPawnee_v1, whole genome shotgun sequence, one genomic window encodes:
- the LOC122311936 gene encoding synaptotagmin-1-like, protein MGFFSTIFGFCGFGIGISIGLVAGYFLFIYFQPSDVQDPVIRPLVEQDSETLQRMLPEIPLWVKNPDYDRIDWLNKFVEYMWPYLDKAICMTARNIAKPIIAEQIPKYKIESVEFETLTLGSLPPTFQGMKVYVTDEKELIMEPSIKWAGNPNVTIAVKAFGLKATVQAVDLQVFAAPRITLKPLVPSFPCFANIYVSLMDKPHVDFGLKLFGADLMSIPGLYRFVQEFIKDQVAKMYLWPQTLEVPILDPTKAFKRPVGILNVKVVRALKLKKKDFLGASDPYVKLKITEDKLLAKKTTVQYKTLNPEWNEEFSIVVKDPQSQALELRVYDWEQVGKHDKLGMAVVPLKELTPDEPKVMTLDLLKNMDLNDAQNEKSRGQLVVELAYRPFKEEDLPKGFEETKSVQTAADGMPAGGGVLVVMIHEAQDVEGKHHTNPYVRIIFRGEERRTKHIKKSRDPRWEEEFSFVLDEPPIKDKMHVEVVSSSSRMGLLHPKESLGYIDINLADVVSNKRINEKYHLIDSKNGRLQIELQWRTS, encoded by the exons GATCCTGTAATACGTCCCCTGGTTGAGCAAGACTCAGAAACTTTGCAGCGGATGCTTCCTGAGATACCACTTTGGGTGAAAAATCCAGACTATGATCGT ATTGACTGGCTAAACAAGTTTGTCGAGTATATGTGGCCTTATCTTGACAAG GCAATTTGCATGACTGCAAGGAACATTGCAAAACCTATAATTGCTGAGCAAATTCCGAAATATAAAATCGAGTCTGTCGAATTTGAAACACTTACGTTGGGGTCCCTACCACCAACTTTTCAAG GCATGAAAGTTTATGTCACTGATGAGAAGGAGTTAATTATGGAACCGTCCATAAAATGGGCTGGAAATCCCAACGTCACTATTGCTGTTAAAGCATTTGGCTTAAAAGCAACTGTCCAG GCGGTTGATTTGCAAGTCTTTGCTGCACCACGTATTACTCTGAAGCCCTTGGTTCCAAGCTTTCCTTGTTTTGCCAATATCTATGTGTCTCTCATGGACAAG ccacATGTTGACTTTGGACTAAAGCTTTTCGGGGCTGATCTTATGTCAATACCTGGCCTCTACAGGTTTGTCCAG GAGTTTATAAAAGATCAAGTTGCCAAAATGTATCTATGGCCCCAAACCCTGGAAGTACCTATTTTGGATCCAACAAA AGCTTTCAAGAGGCCCGTGGGAATTCTCAACGTGAAGGTGGTGAGGGCCTTGAAACTGAAAAAGAAAGATTTTCTTGGTGCATCGGACCCTTATGTGAAACTAAAGATCACTGAGGATAAACTTCTAGCGAAGAAGACTACTGTGCAGTACAAAACCTTGAATCCTGAATGGAATGAGGAGTTCAGTATTGTCGTTAAAGATCCACAATCCCAGGCTTTAGAGCTTCGTGTTTATGACTGGGAGCAG GTTGGCAAACATGACAAGCTGGGAATGGCGGTAGTCCCTCTGAAAGAACTAACCCCTGATGAGCCAAAAGTTATGACTCTGGACCTCCTTaaaaatatggacttgaatgatgctcaaaatgaaaaatcacGTGGGCAGCTTGTTGTGGAATTGGCATATAGGCCTTTCAAAGAGGAAGACTTACCAAAAGGTTTTGAAGAAACGAAGTCAGTACAGACGGCTGCAGATGGAATGCCTGCAGGTGGAGGTGTATTGGTAGTTATGATTCATGAAGCTCAAGATGTTGAAGGGAAGCACCACACGAATCCTTATGTACGAATTATTTTCAGAGGTGAAGAGAGAAGAACTAAG CATATAAAGAAGAGCAGAGATCCAAGGTGGGAAGAGGAATTCTCGTTTGTGCTAGATGAGCCTCCCATTAAGGATAAAATGCACGTAGAGGTTGTCAGCAGCTCATCAAGAATGGGCCTGCTGCATCCCAAG GAATCTCTGGGTTATATTGATATCAATCTCGCGGATGTTGTTTCCAACAAACGAATAAACGAGAAGTACCATCTTATAGATTCCAAGAATGGACGTCTACAGATCGAGTTACAATGGAGGACTTCATaa